The proteins below are encoded in one region of Phaseolus vulgaris cultivar G19833 chromosome 1, P. vulgaris v2.0, whole genome shotgun sequence:
- the LOC137814167 gene encoding pentatricopeptide repeat-containing protein At2g22410, mitochondrial-like: protein MKKLLLLPFSLHSILPCYLQHHKSFSSASLLAKQAKWNSKTNVIITHPTLVVMESCSSMFQLRQIQARMTLTGLITHTFPLSRILAFCALAADAGDICYAHRLFCRIPQPNTFMWNTIIRGYNKARIPVMAFSFFLDMFRRRVPFDPRTFVFSLKACEHFSMAPQGESVHSLARKTGFDSELLVRNGLVHFYAVRGWLNHARGVFDEMSVKDVVTWTTMIDGYAACNCSDVATELFGLMLEGDVEPNEVTLIAVLSACSHKGDLGMGKRIHEIMEKKNVRWGLSLHNALLDMYVKCGCLVAARKVFDRMESRDVFSWTTMVNGYAKCGDLESARRFFEQTPQKNVVCWSAMIAGYSQNDKPKDSLKLFHEMLEEGFVPVEHTLVSVLSACGKLSCFSLGHWIHRYFVDRIRISLSVTLTNAIIDMYAKCGSIDAAAEVFSAMSERNLVSWNSMIAGYAANGRAKQAVEVFDKMRCMGFEPDDITFVSLLTACSHGGLVSQGKEYFDTMERKYGIKPKKEHYACMIDLLGRTGLVEEAYKLIKNMPMQPCEASWGALLSACRKHDNVELATLSASNLLSSDPEDSGVYVLLANIWANERKWGDVRRVRSLMRDKGVKKIPGHSLIEIDGEFKEFLVADESHPQSEEIYRVLDEILLLSKLEDSDCDCEL from the coding sequence ATGAAAAAACtgcttcttcttcccttttctctGCACTCAATCCTACCTTGTTATCTTCAACACCACAAATCTTTTTCTTCTGCTTCGCTTTTGGCAAAGCAAGCTAAATGGAACTCCAAAACCAACGTCATAATCACACATCCAACCCTTGTTGTGATGGAGTCATGTTCCTCCATGTTTCAACTCAGGCAGATTCAAGCACGAATGACACTCACCGGCCTAATCACCCACACCTTTCCCCTCAGCAGAATCCTAGCTTTCTGCGCCCTCGCCGCCGATGCCGGCGACATCTGCTATGCCCACCGTCTTTTTTGCCGTATTCCTCAACCCAACACCTTCATGTGGAACACCATAATCCGAGGTTATAACAAGGCTCGAATTCCCGTCATGGCCTTTTCCTTCTTCCTCGACATGTTTCGACGCCGGGTTCCATTCGACCCAAGAACCTTCGTCTTCTCTCTCAAAGCCTGCGAACACTTTTCGATGGCTCCACAGGGGGAGTCCGTGCATTCCCTTGCTCGGAAAACTGGGTTTGATTCCGAGTTGCTCGTGCGGAATGGGTTGGTGCATTTTTACGCTGTTCGTGGTTGGTTGAACCACGCCCGCGGGGTGTTTGACGAAATGTCTGTTAAGGATGTTGTTACTTGGACCACGATGATTGATGGGTATGCGGCGTGCAACTGTTCTGATGTGGCTACGGAGCTATTTGGTTTGATGTTGGAGGGTGATGTTGAGCCTAATGAGGTGACGCTGATTGCGGTGCTTTCAGCTTGCTCTCATAAGGGTGACCTTGGTATGGGGAAAAGGATTCATGAAATTATGGAGAAGAAGAATGTGAGGTGGGGTTTGAGTTTACACAATGCCTTGTTGGATATGTATGTGAAATGTGGCTGTTTGGTGGCTGCTAGGAAGGTTTTTGACAGAATGGAAAGTAGGGATGTTTTCTCTTGGACAACCATGGTCAATGGGTATGCTAAATGTGGTGACTTGGAGTCTGCAAGGAGGTTTTTCGAACAAACTCCTCAGAAAAACGTGGTATGCTGGAGTGCGATGATTGCAGGATATTCTCAGAATGACAAACCTAAGGATTCATTAAAATTGTTTCATGAAATGCTTGAGGAAGGTTTTGTTCCGGTGGAGCACACCTTAGTGAGTGTGCTCTCTGCTTGTGGCAAACTAAGCTGCTTTAGTTTGGGTCATTGGATACATCGGTATTTTGTTGACCGAATAAGAATATCGCTGAGTGTTACTTTGACAAATGCAATTATAGATATGTATGCCAAATGTGGAAGCATAGATGCGGCAGCGGAAGTCTTCAGTGCAATGTCGGAGAGAAACTTGGTTTCTTGGAATTCTATGATTGCAGGTTATGCTGCCAATGGTCGAGCAAAACAAGCTGTTGAAGTTTTTGATAAGATGAGATGTATGGGATTTGAACCGGATGATATTACATTTGTGAGTTTGTTGACAGCTTGCAGTCATGGTGGATTAGTTTCTCAAGGTAAGGAATACTTTGACACCATGGAAAGAAAATATGGGATAAAACCCAAAAAGGAACATTATGCTTGCATGATTGATCTTCTAGGTAGAACTGGCCTCGTAGAAGAAGCTTACAAGTTAATAAAAAACATGCCAATGCAACCTTGTGAGGCTTCTTGGGGTGCCCTTTTAAGTGCTTGTAGAAAGCACGACAATGTTGAGCTGGCCACTTTGTCTGCTTCTAATCTTCTAAGCTCGGATCCAGAAGATAGTGGTGTTTATGTGCTTCTGGCAAATATTTGGGCTAATGAGAGAAAATGGGGTGATGTGAGGAGGGTGCGAAGTTTGATGAGAGACAAGGGTGTGAAGAAGATTCCTGGTCATAGCTTAATAGAGATAGATGGTGAATTCAAAGAGTTTTTGGTGGCAGATGAATCACACCCTCAATCTGAGGAGATCTATCGAGTACTGGATGAAATACTTTTGTTATCAAAATTGGAAGACTCGGACTGTGACTGCGAGTTATAA
- the LOC137814168 gene encoding histone H2AX-like: MSSTEVATTTKKGGRGKPKTTKSVSRSSKAGLQFPVGRIARYLKAGRYAQRVGSGSPVYLSAVLEYLAAEVLELAGNAARDNKKSRIIPRHIQLAVRNDEELSKLMGSVTIASGGVLPKIHQNLLPKKTGKGKGEIGSASQEF; the protein is encoded by the exons ATGAGTTCTACTGAGGTTGCAACAACAACGAAGAAGGGTGGAAGGGGCAAGCCCAAGACTACAAAGTCCGTTTCCCGTTCCTCCAAAGCTGGTCTACAGTTTCCCGTTGGCCGCATCGCTCGCTACCTCAAAGCTGGTCGCTATGCTCAGCGTGTTGGCTCCGGTTCTCCGGTTTACCTCTCTGCTGTTCTGGAATACCTTGCCGCTGAG GTTTTGGAGCTTGCGGGGAATGCTGCCAGGGACAACAAGAAGTCGAGAATTATTCCAAGGCACATTCAACTTGCGGTTAGGAAtgacgaggagctcagcaagctTATGGGGTCGGTGACCATTGCCAGTGGTGGGGTTCTGCCCAAAATTCATCAAAATTTGCTGCCCAAGAAAACTGGCAAGGGAAAAGGAGAGATTGGATCTGCTAGTCAGGAGTTTTAG
- the LOC137814171 gene encoding uncharacterized protein isoform X2, whose translation MEEEHQYSESSEELQTQKRDGEDQQLQHQYQLPGAEEKLVLQFMDSVHNYLSLFDTVSSTLRQGWFDLASARHSMGAARINSSLLDLKLHSAASTLKITNYDGTQPCFMLRKWVSSEEKSAHELEDENVQPQDSSSVKSSDNDDIQKERSKSLSVFGVLISPKLRASQLSFERALETLIEIANMQSSLRYSFHQLQKVEDTKE comes from the exons ATGGAAGAAGAGCATCAATATTCTGAAAGTAGTGAAGAACTACAGACCCAGAAACGGGATGGAGAAGATCAACAGTTGCAGCATCAATACCAACTACCTGGAGCTGAAGAGAAACTAGTATTGCAATTTATGGATTCAGTGCATAACTACCTATCTCTCTTTGATACAGTGTCCTCCACACTTCGACAG GGGTGGTTCGACTTAGCAAGTGCTCGACATTCCATGGGTGCTGCTCGCATTAATAGTTCTTTATTGGACCTGAAACTCCATTCAGCTGCTTCAACATTGAAGATAACCAATTATGATG GTACACAACCATGCTTCATGTTGCGTAAATGGGTATCCTCTGAAGAAAAGAGTGCTCATGAGTTAGAAGATGAGAATGTGCAGCCTCAAGATAGTAGTAGTGTGAAATCTTCCG ATAACGATGAC ATTCAAAAGGAGCGATCCAAGTCCTTATCAGTTTTTGGAGTTTTAATTTCCCCAAAGCTTCGAGCCTCCCAGCTGTCATTTGAGAGAG CACTAGAGACACTCATAGAAATAGCTAATATGCAATCGTCATTGCGATATTCTTTTCACCAACTTCAGAAGGTGGAAGATACCAAAGAATGA
- the LOC137814171 gene encoding uncharacterized protein isoform X1 codes for MEEEHQYSESSEELQTQKRDGEDQQLQHQYQLPGAEEKLVLQFMDSVHNYLSLFDTVSSTLRQGWFDLASARHSMGAARINSSLLDLKLHSAASTLKITNYDGTQPCFMLRKWVSSEEKSAHELEDENVQPQDSSSVKSSGLADNDDIQKERSKSLSVFGVLISPKLRASQLSFERALETLIEIANMQSSLRYSFHQLQKVEDTKE; via the exons ATGGAAGAAGAGCATCAATATTCTGAAAGTAGTGAAGAACTACAGACCCAGAAACGGGATGGAGAAGATCAACAGTTGCAGCATCAATACCAACTACCTGGAGCTGAAGAGAAACTAGTATTGCAATTTATGGATTCAGTGCATAACTACCTATCTCTCTTTGATACAGTGTCCTCCACACTTCGACAG GGGTGGTTCGACTTAGCAAGTGCTCGACATTCCATGGGTGCTGCTCGCATTAATAGTTCTTTATTGGACCTGAAACTCCATTCAGCTGCTTCAACATTGAAGATAACCAATTATGATG GTACACAACCATGCTTCATGTTGCGTAAATGGGTATCCTCTGAAGAAAAGAGTGCTCATGAGTTAGAAGATGAGAATGTGCAGCCTCAAGATAGTAGTAGTGTGAAATCTTCCG GACTTGCAGATAACGATGAC ATTCAAAAGGAGCGATCCAAGTCCTTATCAGTTTTTGGAGTTTTAATTTCCCCAAAGCTTCGAGCCTCCCAGCTGTCATTTGAGAGAG CACTAGAGACACTCATAGAAATAGCTAATATGCAATCGTCATTGCGATATTCTTTTCACCAACTTCAGAAGGTGGAAGATACCAAAGAATGA